The Benincasa hispida cultivar B227 chromosome 11, ASM972705v1, whole genome shotgun sequence genome has a segment encoding these proteins:
- the LOC120089960 gene encoding uncharacterized protein LOC120089960 translates to MEIGPKISGEDVIEKLKDDGDFDKLRLKIIRKLKDNEELRNNIIAIVKQSAALNRAGAENVKPRQLSDAIYDEVGEEIMSKVSDNLWEIIRSADGMKNEITETVQSVYNKLANPKAEENAEASTQHTIPVRKEVNNGSMKASTSQFDHSEADPIEPPGFSFAGNHTNNGKQHVEELQFPKCHEGRHNNDSRNVEGHHPNNVFDADDVDLPPGFVSNRKHNQMCKDAGSDEDPDVPPGFG, encoded by the exons ATGGAGATCGGGCCTAAGATTAGTGGAGAAGATGTAATCGAAAAGCTCAAGGATGACGGCGACTTCGACAAACTCCGTCTCAAAATCATTCGCAAGCTGAAAGACAAT gaAGAATTGCGCAATAATATAATTGCAATAGTGAAGCAATCTGCAGCTCTTAATCGGGCAGGAGCTGAAAATGTAAAGCCTCGGCAACTTTCTGATGCGATATATGACGAGGTTGG GGAAGAAATAATGAGCAAGGTTTCTGATAACTTATGGGAGATAATCAGATCAGCTGATGGCATGAAAAATGAAATCACAGAAACGGTACAATCTGTCTACAATAAGTTAGCGAACCCAAAAGCAGAGGAAAATGCCGAAGCATCTACCCAACATACTATACCAGTTCGGAAGGAAGTTAATAATGGTTCTATGAAGGCCTCCACCAGTCAATTTGACCATTCCGAGGCTGATCCGATAGAACCTCCAGGTTTTTCTTTTGCCGGCAATCATACGAACAATGGAAAGCAGCACGTAGAGGAGCTGCAATTTCCAAAATGTCATGAAGGCAGGCACAATAATGATAGTAGAAATGTAGAGGGACACCATCCGAACAATGTGTTTGATGCAGATGATGTTGATCTGCCGCCAGGCTTTGTTTCAAACAGGAAGCACAACCAAATGTGTAAAGATGCTGGTAGTGATGAAGACCCGGATGTTCCTCCTGGTTTCGGTTGA
- the LOC120091245 gene encoding PGR5-like protein 1A, chloroplastic: MATKLTLSLASSSSLTVPIQNQKPAASLFSSSSSRSQLVRVSSRRLFLRRRVVLPPPRATTDQPGQVEEDEVVDSNVLQYCSLDKKEKKSIGELEQEFLQALQAFYYEGKAIMSNEEFDNLKEELMWEGSSVVMLSSDEQKFLEASMAYVSGNSIMTDKEFDELKLRLKMEGSEIVVEGPRCSLRSRKVYSDLSVDYFKMFLLNVPATVVALGLFFFLDDITGFEITYLLELPEPFSFIFTWFAAVPFLVWLALTLTNAVVRDSLILKGPCPNCGTENVSFFGTILSVSSGGSTNNLKCSNCGTELVYNSKTRLITLPEGSNA, translated from the exons ATGGCGACCAAATTGACGCTCTCCTTAGCATCCTCGAGTTCGCTCACTGTTCCGATTCAGAATCAGAAACCAGCAGCTTctctgttttcttcttcttcttcaaggtCCCAATTGGTTAGGGTTTCTAGCCGGCGCCTGTTCCTTCGACGGCGAGTGGTTCTTCCACCTCCCCGGGCAACTACTGATCAACCAG GTCAGGTTGAGGAAGATGAAGTTGTTGATAGTAACGTCCTTCAATATTGTAGCCTAGACAAGAAGGAGAAAAAGTCCATTGGAGAACTTGAGCAAGAATTTCTCCAAGCTTTACAG GCATTCTATTACGAGGGTAAAGCAATTATGTCAAACGAGGAATTTGATAATCTCAAGGAAGAACTTATGTGGGAAGGCAGCAGTGTTGTAATGCTAA GTTCTGATGAACAAAAGTTTTTGGAAGCTTCAATGGCATATGTATCTGGAAATTCGATTATGACGGATAAAGAATTTGACGAATTGAAGCTGAGACTTAAG ATGGAAGGGAGTGAAATTGTGGTTGAGGGTCCCCGTTGCAGTCTCCGGAGTAGAAAG GTTTATAGTGACCTTTCTGTGGACTACTTTAAGATGTTCCTCTTGAATGTTCCAGCCACTGTAGTTGCACTCGGACT GTTCTTCTTCCTGGATGATATCACCGGATTTGAAATTACATACTTGTTGGAG CTTCCAGAGCCATTCAGTTTCATCTTTACTTGGTTTGCCGCTGTGCCATTTCTGGTTTGGTTAGCTCTTACCCTCACAAATGCAGTTGTTAGAGACTCTTTGATCTTGAAG GGACCTTGTCCAAACTGTGGAACTGAGAACGTTTCCTTCTTTGGCACCATACTGTCAGTTTCGAGTGGTGGCAGCACAAACAATCTCAAGTGCTCGAA CTGTGGAACCGAGCTGGTTTACAACTCAAAAACACGCCTGATTACGTTACCAGAAGGAAGCAACGCCTAA
- the LOC120091246 gene encoding histone deacetylase complex subunit SAP18-like yields MAKPKMEESEVCNTTTMDKRSRDEKMSGAATAPSQGRPSGRPLPPPKAPPPPPRPRFEPVDREKTCPLLLRVFTKVGGHHTDDDFAIRGKEPKDEVQIYTWKDATLRELTDLVKEVAPEARRRNAKLSFAFVYPDKRGRFVLKQVGMTHSYGNGRRLDDSKALGELDFQIGDYLDVAIL; encoded by the exons ATGGCTAAACCAAAAATGGAAGAATCAGAAGTTTGTAACACTACgactatggacaagagaagCAGAGACGAGAAGATGAGCGGAGCTGCAACTGCTCCGTCGCAAGGGAGACCGTCGGGGCGGCCACTTCCTCCGCCCAAAGCTCCGCCACCTCCTCCTCGTCCTCGTTTCGAGCCTGTCGACCGCGAAAAG ACTTGCCCTTTGTTGCTTCGCGTTTTCACTAAG GTTGGAGGTCATCACACTGATGATGATTTTGCAATTAGAGGTAAGGAACCCAAAGATGAGGTTCAGATTTATACATGGAAAGATGCAACACTTCGGGAGCTGACCGATCTA GTTAAGGAGGTTGCTCCAGaggcaagaagaagaaatgccaaactttcttttgcttttgtttATCCCGATAAGCGCGGTCGATTTGTTTTGAAACAG GTGGGGATGACACATTCTTATGGAAATGGGAGGAGGTTAGACGATAGCAAGGCATTGGGTGAATTGGACTTCCAG ATTGGAGACTATCTGGACGTGGCAATCCTATAG